One region of Pristis pectinata isolate sPriPec2 chromosome 30, sPriPec2.1.pri, whole genome shotgun sequence genomic DNA includes:
- the ncoa4 gene encoding nuclear receptor coactivator 4 isoform X1 has translation MNPTHAHVGESTSFQFKDSLTNCMQAKRDLELAINNIIQAEQEIKANSHEVKFQIHSCISRHMECLRSREVCLLEQIDLVQQLKEESLQQQIQQLYWLLGQFNCLIHQLEYPQNNHPTNQITACLERLKNLTLKPEESPVLNFEADVPSLRQAITSFGAIKTLGSERDCRSSCTMAADLDYCLVPMLTKKTFPNGNECPLADWLCNPPAVRMPFLNMQDRPLKLPNQNSPSNMRAWECQQGLDHWLSSSTQKSNLTETITIQQSTQTTSSCNLAPKDPDYYREQAWGNRRGLEHWLLPSKHKNNAIEKTTAQQYTSSTYENQFDLNYYKLQAWGHRESLEHWLIPVEQKSDPSKEAPAREHTKSSGSSSTFELVEPFDMEVVDQDGKEQRPPTGKMSGSNVKCTHAEKMSSSNDEDKWKSITRPFREKFTTSEWLLKPNKSESCISCCGVQTKAVEIENLGKLKCLSEHHNAKKSPPASPNDARRLQSMLPIQVADVCKANEQCSSFSACVCGRSCEKEAINEWLLKQGGKDKNGVQTGQPNKAITAPEKIELEQWLHPLSKSARGLLTESSVNVPVKSLEDLKSNNPVSAPMNLDKLVYKISEDTEKGAELEVENKFLLRKKAHELSGIPEVSNLFSNLNLSVGREKIPIKDQSKLFDDMFSPYKEPFDPEKWLYKGPHQIEQGPRGTCIPKLSGVC, from the exons ATGAATCCAACACACGCCCACGTGGGGGAAAGTACCAGCTTCCAATTCAAAGATTCCTTAACTAACTGTATGCAGGCCAAGCGAGACCTGGAACTGGCTATCAACAACATCATTCAGGCTGAAcaggaaataaaagcaaacagtCATGAG GTAAAATTCCAAATTCACAGTTGTATCAGCCGTCACATGGAGTGCCTGCGCAGTAGGGAAGTTTGTCTCTTGGAGCAGATTGACCTTGTTCAACAGCTGAAGGAGGAATCCCTGCAACAACAAATTCAGCAGCTTTATTGG CTGCTTGGTCAGTTCAATTGCCTTATTCATCAATTGGAATATCCCCAGAATAACCATCCAACCAATCAAATTACAGCCTGCCTGGAGAG ATTGAAGAACCTGACCCTGAAGCCAGAGGAATCTCCCGTCCTGAATTTTGAAGCTGATGTCCCTTCACTCCGCCAAGCCATTACAAGCTTTGGGGCTATCAAGACTCTG GGTTCAGAGAGAGACTGCAGGAGTTCTTGCACCATGGCAGCTGATCTGGATTACTGCTTGGTACCAATGCTGACAAAG aagacATTCCCCAATGGAAACGAATGCCCACTTGCTGACTGGCTGTGCAACCCTCCTGCTGTGCGGATGCCATTCCTGAACATGCAAGATCGTCCACTGAAGCTACCCAACCAG AATTCGCCTTCAAATATGAGAGCTTGGGAATGTCAGCAGGGCCTTGACCACTGGCTGTCTTCCAGCACCCAAAAGAGCAACCTAACTGAGACCATCACTATTCAACAATCCACTCAAACCACCAGCAGCTGCAATCTGGCACCAAAGGACCCAGACTACTATAGAGAGCAGGCCTGGGGTAATCGACGGGGTCTCGAGCACTGGTTGCTTCCCAGCAAACACAAGAATAATGCAATAGAGAAAACAACTGCACAACAGTACACAAGTTCCACCTATGAGAACCAATTCGACCtgaattactacaaattacaggCTTGGGGGCATCGTGAGAGCCTTGAGCATTGGCTAATTCCTGTTGAGCAGAAATCTGATCCTAGCAAGGAAGCTCCTGCACGTGAACATACTAAGTCATCTGGTAGTTCTTCCACCTTTGAGCTAGTGGAGCCATTTGACATGGAGGTTGTGGACCAAGATGGGAAAGAACAGAGGCCACCTACTGGAAAAATGAGTGGCTCCAATGTGAAGTGCACCCATGCTGAAAAAATGAGCAGCAGCAATGACGAAGACAAGTGGAAATCCATAACTAGGCCTTTCAGAGAGAAGTTCACTACCAGTGAGTGGCTTTTGAAGCCGAACAAGTCTGAATCCTGTATTAGTTGCTGTGGAGTTCAAACAAAAGCGGTAGAAATTGAAAATCTTGGGAAGCTGAAGTGCCTGAGTGAGCACCACAATGCCAAGAAGTCACCACCTGCTTCACCAAATGATGCTCGGCGACTTCAGTCAATGTTGCCAATTCAAGTGGCAGACGTCTGTAAGGCTAATGAGCAGTGCAGCAGCttctctgcgtgtgtgtgtgggcggaGTTGTGAAAAGGAAGCAATCAATGAGTGGCTTCTCAAACAAGGAGGAAAGGACAAGAATGGAGTGCAGACAGGCCAGCCaaataaagctattacagcgccagagaagATCGAACTAGAGCAGTGGCTGCATCCCTTGTCAAAATCGGCAAGAGGGCTACTTACAGAGTCTTCTGTCAATGTCCCTGTAAAGTCACTGGAAGACCTGAAGTCAAACAATCCAGTCAGCGCTCCCATGAATCTGGATAAGTTGGTGTACAAAATATCTGAGGATACTGAGAAAGGAGCTGAGCTTGAAGTGGAAAATAAATTTCTGTTGCGCAAGAAAGCACAC GAATTGAGTGGTATACCTGAAGTGTCCAATCTTTTCTCTAATTTGAATCTTTCTGTTGGTCGAGAGAAGATTCCAATAAAG GATCAATCCAAATTATTTGATGATATGTTTTCTCCCTACAAGGAGCCTTTTGATCCAGAGAAATGGCTCTACAAAGGTCCTCACCAG ATTGAACAAGGCCCCAGGGGAACTTGTATCCCAAAGCTTAGCGGAGTCTGTTGA
- the ncoa4 gene encoding nuclear receptor coactivator 4 isoform X2 — protein sequence MNPTHAHVGESTSFQFKDSLTNCMQAKRDLELAINNIIQAEQEIKANSHEVKFQIHSCISRHMECLRSREVCLLEQIDLVQQLKEESLQQQIQQLYWLLGQFNCLIHQLEYPQNNHPTNQITACLERLKNLTLKPEESPVLNFEADVPSLRQAITSFGAIKTLKTFPNGNECPLADWLCNPPAVRMPFLNMQDRPLKLPNQNSPSNMRAWECQQGLDHWLSSSTQKSNLTETITIQQSTQTTSSCNLAPKDPDYYREQAWGNRRGLEHWLLPSKHKNNAIEKTTAQQYTSSTYENQFDLNYYKLQAWGHRESLEHWLIPVEQKSDPSKEAPAREHTKSSGSSSTFELVEPFDMEVVDQDGKEQRPPTGKMSGSNVKCTHAEKMSSSNDEDKWKSITRPFREKFTTSEWLLKPNKSESCISCCGVQTKAVEIENLGKLKCLSEHHNAKKSPPASPNDARRLQSMLPIQVADVCKANEQCSSFSACVCGRSCEKEAINEWLLKQGGKDKNGVQTGQPNKAITAPEKIELEQWLHPLSKSARGLLTESSVNVPVKSLEDLKSNNPVSAPMNLDKLVYKISEDTEKGAELEVENKFLLRKKAHELSGIPEVSNLFSNLNLSVGREKIPIKDQSKLFDDMFSPYKEPFDPEKWLYKGPHQIEQGPRGTCIPKLSGVC from the exons ATGAATCCAACACACGCCCACGTGGGGGAAAGTACCAGCTTCCAATTCAAAGATTCCTTAACTAACTGTATGCAGGCCAAGCGAGACCTGGAACTGGCTATCAACAACATCATTCAGGCTGAAcaggaaataaaagcaaacagtCATGAG GTAAAATTCCAAATTCACAGTTGTATCAGCCGTCACATGGAGTGCCTGCGCAGTAGGGAAGTTTGTCTCTTGGAGCAGATTGACCTTGTTCAACAGCTGAAGGAGGAATCCCTGCAACAACAAATTCAGCAGCTTTATTGG CTGCTTGGTCAGTTCAATTGCCTTATTCATCAATTGGAATATCCCCAGAATAACCATCCAACCAATCAAATTACAGCCTGCCTGGAGAG ATTGAAGAACCTGACCCTGAAGCCAGAGGAATCTCCCGTCCTGAATTTTGAAGCTGATGTCCCTTCACTCCGCCAAGCCATTACAAGCTTTGGGGCTATCAAGACTCTG aagacATTCCCCAATGGAAACGAATGCCCACTTGCTGACTGGCTGTGCAACCCTCCTGCTGTGCGGATGCCATTCCTGAACATGCAAGATCGTCCACTGAAGCTACCCAACCAG AATTCGCCTTCAAATATGAGAGCTTGGGAATGTCAGCAGGGCCTTGACCACTGGCTGTCTTCCAGCACCCAAAAGAGCAACCTAACTGAGACCATCACTATTCAACAATCCACTCAAACCACCAGCAGCTGCAATCTGGCACCAAAGGACCCAGACTACTATAGAGAGCAGGCCTGGGGTAATCGACGGGGTCTCGAGCACTGGTTGCTTCCCAGCAAACACAAGAATAATGCAATAGAGAAAACAACTGCACAACAGTACACAAGTTCCACCTATGAGAACCAATTCGACCtgaattactacaaattacaggCTTGGGGGCATCGTGAGAGCCTTGAGCATTGGCTAATTCCTGTTGAGCAGAAATCTGATCCTAGCAAGGAAGCTCCTGCACGTGAACATACTAAGTCATCTGGTAGTTCTTCCACCTTTGAGCTAGTGGAGCCATTTGACATGGAGGTTGTGGACCAAGATGGGAAAGAACAGAGGCCACCTACTGGAAAAATGAGTGGCTCCAATGTGAAGTGCACCCATGCTGAAAAAATGAGCAGCAGCAATGACGAAGACAAGTGGAAATCCATAACTAGGCCTTTCAGAGAGAAGTTCACTACCAGTGAGTGGCTTTTGAAGCCGAACAAGTCTGAATCCTGTATTAGTTGCTGTGGAGTTCAAACAAAAGCGGTAGAAATTGAAAATCTTGGGAAGCTGAAGTGCCTGAGTGAGCACCACAATGCCAAGAAGTCACCACCTGCTTCACCAAATGATGCTCGGCGACTTCAGTCAATGTTGCCAATTCAAGTGGCAGACGTCTGTAAGGCTAATGAGCAGTGCAGCAGCttctctgcgtgtgtgtgtgggcggaGTTGTGAAAAGGAAGCAATCAATGAGTGGCTTCTCAAACAAGGAGGAAAGGACAAGAATGGAGTGCAGACAGGCCAGCCaaataaagctattacagcgccagagaagATCGAACTAGAGCAGTGGCTGCATCCCTTGTCAAAATCGGCAAGAGGGCTACTTACAGAGTCTTCTGTCAATGTCCCTGTAAAGTCACTGGAAGACCTGAAGTCAAACAATCCAGTCAGCGCTCCCATGAATCTGGATAAGTTGGTGTACAAAATATCTGAGGATACTGAGAAAGGAGCTGAGCTTGAAGTGGAAAATAAATTTCTGTTGCGCAAGAAAGCACAC GAATTGAGTGGTATACCTGAAGTGTCCAATCTTTTCTCTAATTTGAATCTTTCTGTTGGTCGAGAGAAGATTCCAATAAAG GATCAATCCAAATTATTTGATGATATGTTTTCTCCCTACAAGGAGCCTTTTGATCCAGAGAAATGGCTCTACAAAGGTCCTCACCAG ATTGAACAAGGCCCCAGGGGAACTTGTATCCCAAAGCTTAGCGGAGTCTGTTGA